Proteins encoded together in one Pseudomonadota bacterium window:
- a CDS encoding (2Fe-2S) ferredoxin domain-containing protein: protein MATPERQIIVCQSFRVAGDKKGICHKQTNGFLQYIEEEILDRGLDCLITATTCLKQCESGPIMVIQPENWWFKGVDSEEAIDAILDGLEDGEPAAGYLIS, encoded by the coding sequence ATGGCAACCCCGGAACGACAAATCATCGTCTGTCAGAGCTTTCGCGTCGCGGGCGACAAGAAAGGCATCTGCCACAAGCAGACCAACGGTTTTCTGCAGTACATCGAAGAGGAGATTCTCGATCGGGGCCTTGATTGCCTGATCACCGCCACCACCTGCCTCAAACAGTGCGAATCGGGACCGATCATGGTGATTCAGCCGGAGAACTGGTGGTTTAAGGGCGTCGACAGTGAAGAGGCGATCGATGCCATCCTTGACGGTCTGGAAGACGGCGAGCCGGCTGCCGGGTATCTGATCTCGTAA